The Apium graveolens cultivar Ventura chromosome 11, ASM990537v1, whole genome shotgun sequence genome has a window encoding:
- the LOC141695805 gene encoding protein FAR1-RELATED SEQUENCE 5-like, which produces MLDDEVANDGGSSCGHSSRINSGLISSGGSEVSESSVTDYIISPGVMKYYLPSYVGDISVPFENQVFDNLNKGYCFYKEYAWLSGFGVRKTAEKKDVDRTITLKHFVCSCEGFNDHYDEKKALKKRRTVSQSYGCKAKMILKYMGDNKYFIKSFIKMHNHPLARETGWQFLKANREMNISLTTIWFDASKVNIGVSKRFYFATKMAGGFGNVGANLHDFRNFSRDVKSFVGERDGQMIIDKFKVIQETSESFYFAYEVDSDGHLTKLFWADTIGRRNFELYGDAVSFDTNKYNMIFAPFTGVDKHDKCVTFSACLFSHENIEDYTWACDHFVKAMGRNPVVILTDQCPAVKVTVHNSFSDKNGLIASKHRLCMWHIMQKFRIKLGNRL; this is translated from the exons ATGCTAGACGACGAGGTAGCTAATGATGGTG GTTCGAGTTGTGGCCACTCGTCTCGGATTAATTCTGGTCTAATTAGTAGTGGAGGTTCAGAAGTTAGTGAAAGTTCTGTTACGGATTATATTATTTCACCTGGTGTTATGAAGTATTATTTGCCTAGTTATGTAGGTGATATTAGTGTGCCATTCGAGAATCAGGTCTTTGACAATTTAAATAAAGGTTACTGTTTTTACAAAGAATATGCTTGGTTGAGTGGTTTTGGGGTTCGCAAGACAGCAGAGAAGAAAGATGTTGATCGGACTATTACACTTAAACATTTTGTTTGTAGTTGTGAAGGATTCAACGATCATTATGATGAAAAGAAAGCTCTTAAGAAAAGACGCACAGTTTCTCAAAGTTATGGATGCAAAGCCAAAATGATCTTGAAGTACATGGGTGAtaacaagtattttattaaaaGTTTTATTAAAATGCACAACCATCCATTAGCTAGAGAAACTGGTTGGCAGTTTTTGAAGGCTAATAGGGAGATGAATATTAGTCTTACAACTATTTGGTTTGATGCTTCGAAAGTGAATATTGGTGTCAGTAAAAGGTTTTATTTTGCGACGAAAATGGCTGGTGGTTTTGGGAATGTAGGTGCCAACTTacatgattttagaaattttagtAGGGATGTTAAATCATTTGTTGGTGAAAGAGATGGGCAAATGATCATTGACAAGTTTAAAGTCATTCAGGAAACTTCGGAATCTTTTTATTTTGCTTATGAGGTTGATTCTGATGGGCACTTGACGAAACTTTTTTGGGCCGATACAATTGGTCGACGAAATTTTGAGCTTTATGGTGACGCGGTATCTTTTGATACAAATAA GTACAATATGATATTTGCCCCTTTCACTGGTGTAGATAAACATGACAAGTGTGTTACTTTTTCTGCTTGCCTTTTCTCACATGAGAATATTGAGGATTATACTTGGGCTTGTGATCACTTTGTCAAAGCTATGGGAAGAAATCCAGTTGTCATTCTTACTGACCAGTGTCCTGCTGTGAAGGTCACTGTACATAATTCATTTTCTGACAAAAATGGTTTAATTGCTAGTAAACATCGTCTATGCATGTGGCACATTATGCAAAAATTCCGTATCAAG CTTGGTAATCGTTTATGA
- the LOC141695804 gene encoding protein FAR1-RELATED SEQUENCE 5-like: MKTYIWSSILETDEFERGWTKVLKEFKLDEHKWISDIYSIRSSWIPSLFRDEPMFGLMRTTSRSESENFFFGQFHRQGDTLCEFWLRFQSAMERQRNETERLDHESKTCIPETLSTWFIKDDAATLFTRAIFYKVQEEIISSCLDMQIKRMSEEINGVTHLEIRYVKVKDKLFKVSVSKDHALNTDLDVQGGCDVFSKRDHIAAMVGEQPSEDISVLVPNVCKNKGNYFKRLIDLREKALNKSKKRSRQCSLCKAYTHDARRCVKRNKLVAE; encoded by the exons ATGAAGACTTACATATGGTCTTCAATTTTAGAGACTGATGAGTTTGAGAGAGGGTGGACGAAAGTTTTAAAAGAGTTCAAATTAGACGAGCATAAGTGGATTTCAGACATATATTCTATCAGATCTTCTTGGATTCCATCATTATTTAGAGATGAGCCTATGTTTGGTCTAATGAGGACAACATCAAGATCAGAGAGTGAGAATTTCTTTTTTGGTCAGTTTCATAGGCAAGGAGATACtctatgtgaattttggttgcgTTTCCAAAGTGCAATGGAACGGCAAAGGAATGAAACTGAAAGGCTGGATCATGAGTCAAAAACTTGCATTCCGGAGACATTATCAACATGGTTTATTAAAGATGATGCAGCAACTTTGTTCACTCGTGCTATATTTTATAAAGTTCAGGAAGAAATAATTTCTTCTTGTTTAGATATGCAAATAAAGCGAATGAGTGAGGAGATAAATGGGGTTACACACTTGGAAATTAGGTATGTCAAAGTTAAAGATAAACTATTCAAG GTGTCTGTTAGTAAGGATCATGCT TTGAATACGGATTTGGATGTTCAAGGTGGTTGTGATGTATTTAGTAAGAGAGATCACATTGCTGCTATGGTTGGGGAACAGCCTAGCGAAGACATTTCAGTACTCGTGCCAAATGTGTGCAAGAACAAAGGAAACTACTTCAAAAGACTGATTGACCTGAGAGAGAAAGCTTTGAATAAATCCAAAAAAAGAAGTCGGCAATGTTCATTGTGTAAGGCATATACTCATGATGCGAGGAGATGTGTTAAGAGGAATAAACTTGTGGCAGAGTAA
- the LOC141695806 gene encoding uncharacterized protein LOC141695806 → MNISPTVKEQMPFVLRYVDKFGEVIKYFIGVTHVSDTSAISLKLAVENVLTKHGLSISKVRGQGYDGASNMREELNGLKTLILKENPSAWYVHYFAHQLQLVVVSIAKEIQVVSQLFDYVSMIVNMVDASYKRKDALRQKQHNQIVQNLEKSEKTTETRMHQETSLARPGETHWGSHYKTIIRILAMWSTLLKVLGDVYNDGVRKK, encoded by the coding sequence ATGAACATCTCTCCAACAGTGAAGGAACAAATGCCTTTTGTTTTACGATATGTGGATAAGTTCGGTGAGGTAATCAAATATTTTATAGGAGTGACACATGTTAGTGACACATCTGCTATATCTTTGAAACTTGCCGTTGAGAATGTTTTGACAAAACATGGTCTATCAATTTCAAAAGTTAGAGGACAAGGATATGACGGAGCTTCAAATATGCGAGAAGAGCTTAATGGATTGAAGACACTCATTTTGAAGGAAAATCCCAGCGCATGGTATGTTCATTATTTTGCTCACCAACTTCAACTAGTTGTGGTATCTATTGCAAAAGAGATTCAAGTCGTGAGTCAATTGTTTGACTATGTTTCCATGATTGTTAATATGGTTGATGCTTCTTATAAGAGAAAGGATGCTCTTAGACAAAAACAACATAATCAGATTGTTCAAAATTTGGAAAAGTCTGAAAAAACAACTGAAACGCGAATGCATCAAGAAACAAGTTTGGCTAGACCGGGTGAAACACATTGGGGATCACATTATAAAACCATAATTCGTATTTTGGCTATGTGGTCTACACTACTGAAAGTTCTTGGAGATGTATATAATGATGGTGTTCGTAAGAAATAA